In a genomic window of Urocitellus parryii isolate mUroPar1 chromosome 11, mUroPar1.hap1, whole genome shotgun sequence:
- the Bcas2 gene encoding pre-mRNA-splicing factor SPF27 translates to MAGTGLVAGEVVVDALPYFDQGYEAPGVREAAAALVEEETRRYRPTKNYLSYLTAPDYSAFETDIMRNEFERLAARQPIELLSMKRYELPAPSSGQKNDITAWQECVNNSMAQLEHQAVRIENLELMSQHGCNAWKVYNENLVHMIEHAQKELQKLRKHIQDLNWQRKNMQLTAGSKLREMESNWVSLVSKNYEIERTIVQLENEIFQIKQQNGEANKENIRQDF, encoded by the exons ATGGCGGGCACCGGGCTAGTGGCCGGCGAGGTTGTGGTGGACGCGCTTCCGTATTTTGATCAAGGTTATGAAGCGCCTGGCGTGCGAGAAGCG GCTGCAGCGTTGGTGGAGGAGGAAACTCGCAGATACCGACCTACCAAGAACTACTTGAGCTACCTCACAGCCCCGGATTATTCTGCATTTGAA ACTGACATAATGAGAAATGAATTTGAAAGACTGGCTGCCCGACAACCAATTGAATTGCTCAGTATGAAACG ATATGAActtccagccccttcctctggTCAGAAAAATGACATTACCGCATGGCAAGAATGTGTAAACAATTCTATGGCCCAGTTAGAGCATCAGGCAGTTCGAATTGAGAATCTGGAACTAATGTCTCAGCATGGATGTAATGCCTGGAAAGTATATAATGA aAATCTAGTCCATATGATTGAACACGCACAGAAAGAGCTTCAGAAGTTAAG GAAACATATTCAGGACTTAAACTGGCAGCGAAAGAACATGCAACTTACAGCTGGATCTAAATTAAGAGAAATGGAGTCAAA ttgggTATCCCTGGTCAGTAAGAATTATGAAATTGAACGGACTATTGTGCAACTAGAAAATGAAATCTTTCAAATTAAGCAGCAAAATGGAGAGGCAAACAAAGAAAACATCCGGCAAGATTTCTGA